The genomic DNA TTCATCGCCCAAGGATTTATGCGACAAAAGACAAAGGTGGACGCCTCGCAAACCGACGAGAGCGGGGAGTTGGTCGTAGAATTGAAAGCCGTCGACGAATCCACTGTCATCGATCCAGAAGTCCCTCCTCTCCAACCGCAGATGATTGAAAAGCGGAAGGTCTTCCGAGAAGGTGATACGATCTTTTTCACGGACCAAGAACTGCAACTCGTTCTAGTGACCATTGCCTCCTTCGCTCATGCCCTTTTTGCCTCAGTTGCCAATTACGCAAGAGAGGCACAGCAGGGTTGATCCAATTGAATCTCAAATTTGAGATTTCAAATTTCAAATCAGGAGTGTCAGGCTACCTTTTGAACTCCGCTACGAGCGCTGCCACCGTTTCTTTTGCATCACCGTAGAGCATTCTTGTTCTTTCAAGAAAATACAGCTTGTTCACCAGGCCCGAGAATCCGGCGCCCTGTCCTCGCTTGAGAGCGTATACCGTTCGGGCTTCATTGGCCGTGATGATAGGCATCCCGTAGATTGGGCTGGAAGAATCTTCTGACGCTGCAGGATTAACGACATCATTTGCACCAATCACGATAGCCACATCAACGGATGACATCCGCGGGTTGATCGCATCCATCTCGACCAACTGCTCGTAGGGAACATCAGCCTCTGCTAGTAGCACATTCATATGGCCCGGCATCCTGCCAGCCACCGGATGAATCGCGTAGGAGACTTCGGCGCCGTTATCTTCCAGAAGATCGCCCAATTCCTTGACCACGTGTTGAGCCTGAGCAACCGCCATTCCGTATCCAGGTATGATGACTACAGAGCGAGCAGCTTCCAAAACGTAGTAGGCATCCGATACAGAGGCCGCTTTCATCTCACCCTCTACTTCCTCAGTGCTTCCCTGAGTTTCTCCGCCAAACCCGCTGAACAAGACGTTTGCCAGATTGCGGTTCATGGCCTTGCACATAATTAAGGTCAAAATCAGACCTGAGCAGCCTACCAAACAACCGGCAACAATCAGAACATTGTTCTGAATCGCGAATCCCGCTGCCGACGCAGCCAAGCCCGAAAGACTATTGAGCAGCGAAATCACTACCGGCATGTCCCCACCGCCAATAGGCAGCACGCCGAAAATACCAAGGCCTATCCCTGCAACCAGAACCCCTAGAAATATCCCGTACGCGATCGGACTGTCTGGGTAGAGACCGAAAACCGTTCCGCTTGATATCGTTAGCACCACAAGAACAACGGCAATGAGCCGTTGCCTCGGAAGCAGCGTAGGTTTCCCAGATAGCCTTCCCGAGAGCTTTCCCCACGCAACCATACTGCCCGAGAATGTGAGTCCTCCGATCCAGGTAGCCGCCACGATTACAACCGCCAGAAAAGTCGCGTTCTCAACTCCACCAATTCCACCTTCCGAAAAGTATTTTTGATACTCCGCCCAAGCGACGAGAGTAGAAGCCAAACCTCCAAACCCGTTGAAAAGAGCTACCAGTTCCGGCATTCCAGTCATTTTGACCCAACGCGCCCAAATCGCACCAATGACAGCACCAACCCCGAGACCAATCCACACCCACTGGTAATCCATTCCGGACTTAAAAAGGGTGACAACAATCGCCAGCAACATACCCAATGCTGAGATTAGGTTACCTCGACGTGCCGTGTCGGCAGAGCCGAGCATCTTGATCCCGAAGATGAAAAGGATTGCAGCAGCGATGTAAGCGATATTGACGAGAATCGAGCTCACTGTGAGTCCTTCTCCTTCTTCTTGAACATCACTAGCATGCGGTTGGTGACCAGATAGCCGCCCACAACATTTACCGTAGCCAAAACGAGCGCAACAAAGCCAAGAACATGAGAGAACGTCGAATCGGAGAGCCCTGTTGCCATGATCGCACCTACAATTGTGATGCCGGATATCGCGTTCGATCCCGACATAAGTGGCGTGTGAAGTTGGGAAGGAACCTTGGCAATTAACTCAAATCCGAGAAACGCGGCTAGGGTGAAAATAAAGAGTAGTAGTACTAGTTCCATCGTCTTGTGCAGTTGGGGTGTTCAGGATGTCTTGAAAGAATCTTTGATGATTTTGCCATCCTTCACAACGAGGCATCCCTGCAAAATTTCATCGTCTTCCCGGTAGCCAAAACCGTCGGCTCCTTTGTCATAAAAATGATCGATCAAAGCGAGTAGGTTCGAGGCTAGCATTCCCGATGCGTCCCGAGCAACGGTGGCCTCCAGGCACGTAGTGCCAACTATCCTTATTCCCTTGTCCAATTCGACTACTTCTCCTGCAACCGTTCCCTCCACATTGCCTCCACTGTCTGCAGCCAAATCAACGACCAAGGCGCCCGGCCGCATCTGGGCCAACATTTCCTTGGTCACAATCCGGGGAGCAGGCCGCCCAAAAACTTTGGCGGTAGTGATGACCACGTCGGCATTCGCACAGGCTCTCGCCATTCCTTTCTTCTGCAACTCAATCTGTTCAGGACTGAGCTCTTTTGCGTAACCTTGGTCGGTCTGGCCCGTCTTCCCAATATCGATTTTAAAATACTTCGCTCCCAGCGACTTTACCTGCTCCTCCACATCGGGACGGGTGTCGTACGCTTCGACCCTGGCACCAAGGCGTTTCGCAGTCGCAATTGCCTGAAGTCCAGCCACTCCAACTCCGATCACAAAAACGCGAGCCGGAGATATCGTTCCAGCCGGCGTCATCATCATCGGAAACACTTTTCCCAAGAGCTGGGCGGCTGTGATCACAGCTGAAAACCCAGCGAGGCTGGACTGCGAGCTCTGAACATCCATTTTCTGCGCAAGAGTCGTTCGGGGAATCATTTCAAGGCTAATTGCGTTTACGCCTCGCTCGGCAAAGGCCTGAACCAAGTCCGAATTTACCTTCGGGTCCAGAAGGCTGATTGAGAGACTACCCGCCTGATAATCCTTCACCAGGTCCAGATCGGGCGGCCGCACCCCAAGAACAATGTTCGCTCTCGCCAAACCCTCTACCGGAGAGGGCAAAACTGTCGCGCCAACGGATCGGAAATCCTCGTCAGAAAAACCTGACGCCTCCCCGAGACCGGTTTCAACCAAAACCTCCACTGGAACTTCGAACTCGCGGTATTTCTTTACCGTTTCAGGGGAGACGGCACACCGCCTCTCCCCTGCCCGAGACTCATTTGGAATAAAGACTACCATAGAGTAATACCCATTATAAAAACATATCCGATTGCCCCGCATCAACAGAAGCTTTGAGGGATCAGGGGCGTGAAGTGACCAAACCATCGAAGTCTGCCGGAAAAGCAAATTTTATTCGATATACGGAACACGAACCCCGGAATTGAAAGAACTCTCAAACAACTCTTATACCCATTATCCAGTTTGTGAAAGAAGTGGGATCTACTGAGCCAAAATTCCGAAAAGATCGAACGAATCTTCCTGCTCAATCAGACTAAACCAGCTTTGAAGACCTTCCCTCTCTCGCAGTCCTCAGAAATTTCGAACCACCTCAACAGCCCAGTCGAAAAAAACGCCAATCCATTCCGGGTAACCTAGGGCTTTGAAACTTCCACGACAGCTCCCTCGGTTATCGACATCTTTGCGAAGCGTGGCGAACTTCCATACTCGTCAGCAAAAGAATCCGCTACTCTCCGAGCGTCTTCCTCTGAAAAGTCATTGGACCCTAGAGCCATCACTGCGCCACCAAAGCCACCTCCAGTAAGACGTGCACCGAATACGAGATCTTCCTGACTCAACAAGGACACCAAAGTATCCAATTCCGGAATACTATTCTCGAAAAGTTTGGAAGAACTCCAATGCGATTCCTTCAATAGTCGACCCACACCCTCTAAATCAGAGATCTCTAAAAGCCGCACACACTGTTCGACTCGTCGGTTCTCGCCGATGACGTGACGCGCCCGTTTCACGATCACCTCCGGCATGCGATCTTCTACTTCATCAAGTTGCGCCGGTGTCACATGCGCAAGAAACTGAATTTCCGGAAATACTTCCCGAATCATTTCAAAAGCTTGCACGCACTCGCCGTGGCGCTCCGCATACAGGGAATCGACAAGGCTGTGTTTGATTCCTGACTCAAACACCCACAAACACGAGTCTACCGGACCAGCAACCGTCCGAATCGTCTCGTCCGCACAGTCGATATGAACCAGACGATTTTCTTCTCCGAACCCGGACACTCCCTGATCAAGAATTCCACAGGGGACACCGACTACTTCGTTCTCAGCTCGTCTGCAAAGACGGACCCTTTCAAGACGGTCGATGGTTTGACCAGAGAGCTCTTCAAAAGCCAGCGATGACGCCAATTCGAAAGCCGCACTACTGCTTAACCCTGCTCCTGAGGGGATTGCGCTGGACACCAGGAAAGAGAACCCACCATCAAAACTGACACCCTTCTCCCGCAGTAGCTGTAGGACCCCCAACGGATAGCGAAGCCAACCCTCTCCTCGGGAAAGAGCTGACTCGATGTCAGGAAACACTTCTACTTTCGGATTCCCTTCCGAAGCGAAATGGACCTCACCATCCTCTCTTGGAGCAACGCCAACCCTAAGGAACCGATTCACAGCAGCACCTAGAACCTGCCCTCCGTTGTGATCAGTATGGTTCCCTATAAACTCTACTCGGCCAGGGGCACGGGTTACAAAGACAGGCTTCCTTTGAAAGAGGGTTTCAAAAACTCTGTGAACGTCACTCAAGGCTTACGAGGATCAGTCGGTTAATCACGGTAGCAAGAAAAAAGCCCGCCGGATAAACCAGCGGGCTTTGCGAAAAACATCTAAAATTCTTAGAGGAGGTCCTTCAGTCCAGCCCCTGGCTTGAACTTCACGTTCTTGGCAGCCTTGATCTTGATCGCTTCACCAGTTGCAGGATTGTGACCGGAGCGTGCATCACGGCGGACTACAGAGAAGGTTCCGAAACCAACGAGTTGAACGGCCTCTGCCTTGCTGGCATCACCACTCAGCTTCACTTCTTTTCCAGCTGACGCGATGCTGGTTTTGATAGCGTCAAGGACGGCAGTCAAAGAGCGCTCTGCGGCTGCTTTCGAGGTGTCGTCCCCTAAGTTGGATTGGATTTGTTCGACGAGTTCTGCTTTATTCATAATTCGGTTTTAGTCTGTTGAGGTTATTAGATTCGTTCCTATGGAAGCAGGCTTCCAATTTGCTAGTCAACAGGTAAAACGCGCAATTCCCCCTCTATTAGCTGGTCTGAGAGGAATTTACCCTTCTAAAAATCGGGAAATATAAAACGCTGATCCTCTATTGCCTGTCGTGGTCGATCGGGATGCCGTTTTCTTCCATGATCTTTTCGGCTTGAGCGATCTTACTGAGCAGACGCCCCATAGCCTCAATCGGAGCAATTGACTCTTCGTCTGCCAACTGAGTCGCCTTTTTCATCAGCTGCCTCACTGCGATCTCGGCTTGCTGTCGCGTTCCTCCACGACGTTCCATCCAACCCATTAAACTCTCACGGTCCTCTTGGGAAAACTGCTCCTTTTCCATGAATCCGACCATACTTTGAAGGCGACCCTCCGTCAACGGGCCCAAGGTCGAAGCTATGGACTTTCTGAGGAGGTATCCCGTTCAGGCCATATCTCAGGGTCAAGGCCGGGAACACTTCCACCATCAAAGACTGGCGTTGCACCGGACTTGTCCTGCTTATTGTAGTCTCGGATCGTCGAGATTCCTTTCCTCGAAAGAATAATGAGCGCCGTGATGTTTGTCAGCGCCATCAAGCCCATCGTGACGTCAGCCAAGCCCCAAACGACTGGAAGGTCGAGAAGTGCACCAGTCATGACGACTACCAAAACCACCAACCTGAACGGAAAAAGCCCTTTCGGAGTATTTCCATTCAAGAACAGGAAATTGGTCTCCGCGTAACTGTAATTCGCGATAATCGAACTGAAACAGAAAAACAGTATCGAGAGACCGAGAAAATATTTGATCCAAGCACCTAATTCTTCTGACAAAGCAAACTGCATGAGACTGATGCCCGTCCTGCCATCTGCATGCTCAAGTCCCCCAGTCAACAAAATCATCGCCGCGCTCGCTGTGCAGATGACGAAAGTATCCACAAAGACTCCAAGCATTTGGACATATCCTTGGGAGGCAGGGTGATTCGGCACCGGTGTCGCACTTCCCGCGATATTGGCCGCAGACCCCATCCCCGCCTCGTTGGAAAAGAGGCCGCGCGAGATACCATGTCGCATAGCCTGAGCGATGGTGTAGCCGACTACCCCTGCACCTGCTTCCCGAACGCCAAACGCGTCCTGAAAGACGAGCAAAAAGGCACTCGGCACTTCGCTGATATTTAGCACAACGACGAGAAGGGCGATTAGAAGATAGCTGACTGCCATGATCGGAACCAGGATCCCAGCAGTTGTCGCGATCTTTTTCAGACCACCCATGATCACAAAGGCGGTGAGAACGACTACGACGATGCCGATCACGTAAGCCTTCACATCGAATATACCGCCCATTGAATCGACAATGGTGTTGGACTGCACTGCGTTAAAGGCG from Verrucomicrobiota bacterium includes the following:
- the galK gene encoding galactokinase — its product is MSDVHRVFETLFQRKPVFVTRAPGRVEFIGNHTDHNGGQVLGAAVNRFLRVGVAPREDGEVHFASEGNPKVEVFPDIESALSRGEGWLRYPLGVLQLLREKGVSFDGGFSFLVSSAIPSGAGLSSSAAFELASSLAFEELSGQTIDRLERVRLCRRAENEVVGVPCGILDQGVSGFGEENRLVHIDCADETIRTVAGPVDSCLWVFESGIKHSLVDSLYAERHGECVQAFEMIREVFPEIQFLAHVTPAQLDEVEDRMPEVIVKRARHVIGENRRVEQCVRLLEISDLEGVGRLLKESHWSSSKLFENSIPELDTLVSLLSQEDLVFGARLTGGGFGGAVMALGSNDFSEEDARRVADSFADEYGSSPRFAKMSITEGAVVEVSKP
- a CDS encoding NAD(P) transhydrogenase subunit alpha, with the translated sequence MELVLLLFIFTLAAFLGFELIAKVPSQLHTPLMSGSNAISGITIVGAIMATGLSDSTFSHVLGFVALVLATVNVVGGYLVTNRMLVMFKKKEKDSQ
- a CDS encoding HU family DNA-binding protein is translated as MNKAELVEQIQSNLGDDTSKAAAERSLTAVLDAIKTSIASAGKEVKLSGDASKAEAVQLVGFGTFSVVRRDARSGHNPATGEAIKIKAAKNVKFKPGAGLKDLL
- a CDS encoding NAD(P) transhydrogenase subunit alpha — its product is MVVFIPNESRAGERRCAVSPETVKKYREFEVPVEVLVETGLGEASGFSDEDFRSVGATVLPSPVEGLARANIVLGVRPPDLDLVKDYQAGSLSISLLDPKVNSDLVQAFAERGVNAISLEMIPRTTLAQKMDVQSSQSSLAGFSAVITAAQLLGKVFPMMMTPAGTISPARVFVIGVGVAGLQAIATAKRLGARVEAYDTRPDVEEQVKSLGAKYFKIDIGKTGQTDQGYAKELSPEQIELQKKGMARACANADVVITTAKVFGRPAPRIVTKEMLAQMRPGALVVDLAADSGGNVEGTVAGEVVELDKGIRIVGTTCLEATVARDASGMLASNLLALIDHFYDKGADGFGYREDDEILQGCLVVKDGKIIKDSFKTS
- a CDS encoding sodium:alanine symporter family protein; the protein is MDRINEALMGVINSINDVLWGKVLVFALIGSGLYFTTVLGFIQARRLVHSVKVLNKGRHVDSGISPFKTFCTSLAARVGTGNIAGVVIAMTMGGPGAIFWMWLSAFLGMATSLVESTLAQVYKIRDSEGEFRGGPAYYMEKGIGSRKMGMLFSVLLILAFGFAFNAVQSNTIVDSMGGIFDVKAYVIGIVVVVLTAFVIMGGLKKIATTAGILVPIMAVSYLLIALLVVVLNISEVPSAFLLVFQDAFGVREAGAGVVGYTIAQAMRHGISRGLFSNEAGMGSAANIAGSATPVPNHPASQGYVQMLGVFVDTFVICTASAAMILLTGGLEHADGRTGISLMQFALSEELGAWIKYFLGLSILFFCFSSIIANYSYAETNFLFLNGNTPKGLFPFRLVVLVVVMTGALLDLPVVWGLADVTMGLMALTNITALIILSRKGISTIRDYNKQDKSGATPVFDGGSVPGLDPEIWPERDTSSESP
- a CDS encoding NAD(P)(+) transhydrogenase (Re/Si-specific) subunit beta, which translates into the protein MSSILVNIAYIAAAILFIFGIKMLGSADTARRGNLISALGMLLAIVVTLFKSGMDYQWVWIGLGVGAVIGAIWARWVKMTGMPELVALFNGFGGLASTLVAWAEYQKYFSEGGIGGVENATFLAVVIVAATWIGGLTFSGSMVAWGKLSGRLSGKPTLLPRQRLIAVVLVVLTISSGTVFGLYPDSPIAYGIFLGVLVAGIGLGIFGVLPIGGGDMPVVISLLNSLSGLAASAAGFAIQNNVLIVAGCLVGCSGLILTLIMCKAMNRNLANVLFSGFGGETQGSTEEVEGEMKAASVSDAYYVLEAARSVVIIPGYGMAVAQAQHVVKELGDLLEDNGAEVSYAIHPVAGRMPGHMNVLLAEADVPYEQLVEMDAINPRMSSVDVAIVIGANDVVNPAASEDSSSPIYGMPIITANEARTVYALKRGQGAGFSGLVNKLYFLERTRMLYGDAKETVAALVAEFKR